One segment of Herbaspirillum hiltneri N3 DNA contains the following:
- a CDS encoding HlyD family secretion protein: MNTPSRRTLYLLLLAFAALAIAWYAWKQLRHTGPGADFASGNGRIEATEIDVAAKLPGRIGDILVSEGDFVAAGQPLAHMQTQVLQAQHAEASAQKQQAIATVSSAEAQVVVRESDFQAAQALVVQRESELEAAQRRLIRSETLVQEGASSIQEVDDDRTRVRTTQAALTAATAQTKAASAAISAARTQVSGASATVTAMAATVSRIEADINDSALTAPRSGRVQYRVAQPGEVLGSGGKVLNLVDLSDVYMTFFVPEAVAGKLAIGSDVRLILDAAPKYVIPAKVSYVASTAQFTPKTVETASERQKLMFRVKARIDRELLLKHLQLVKTGLPGVAWVKLAAQTDWPADLAVKVPQ, translated from the coding sequence ATGAACACTCCTTCGCGCCGCACTCTGTACCTCCTACTGCTCGCCTTCGCTGCATTGGCTATCGCCTGGTATGCATGGAAGCAGCTTCGCCATACCGGCCCTGGTGCCGATTTCGCAAGCGGTAACGGCCGTATCGAAGCGACCGAAATCGACGTTGCAGCAAAGCTGCCAGGCCGCATCGGCGACATCCTCGTCAGCGAAGGCGACTTCGTCGCGGCCGGCCAACCTCTGGCGCATATGCAAACGCAGGTATTGCAGGCGCAACACGCCGAGGCCTCTGCCCAGAAACAACAAGCCATTGCCACGGTCTCCAGTGCAGAGGCTCAGGTTGTTGTACGTGAAAGCGATTTTCAAGCTGCACAAGCGCTGGTCGTGCAACGGGAAAGTGAGCTGGAAGCGGCACAACGACGCCTGATTCGTTCCGAGACGCTGGTGCAGGAAGGCGCCTCGTCAATCCAGGAGGTCGACGACGATCGCACCCGGGTTCGCACGACACAGGCTGCACTGACTGCTGCGACTGCGCAGACAAAGGCGGCATCGGCGGCAATCAGCGCTGCGAGAACCCAGGTATCAGGAGCTTCCGCCACCGTGACCGCAATGGCGGCAACGGTATCCCGCATTGAAGCCGACATCAATGACAGCGCGCTGACGGCGCCCCGCAGCGGGAGAGTGCAATATCGCGTGGCGCAACCCGGCGAAGTGCTCGGAAGCGGCGGAAAAGTGCTCAACCTGGTAGATCTGAGCGATGTCTACATGACCTTCTTCGTCCCCGAGGCGGTAGCCGGGAAACTGGCGATCGGCAGCGATGTGCGCCTGATTCTCGATGCCGCCCCTAAATACGTGATCCCCGCCAAGGTGTCCTACGTCGCCAGCACGGCGCAGTTCACGCCGAAGACGGTCGAGACCGCCAGCGAACGGCAAAAACTGATGTTTCGCGTCAAGGCGCGGATTGACCGGGAGCTTCTGTTAAAACATCTGCAACTGGTCAAAACCGGCTTGCCCGGCGTCGCCTGGGTCAAGCTGGCGGCACAGACGGACTGGCCTGCTGATCTGGCTGTGAAAGTGCCGCAGTGA